The Watersipora subatra chromosome 1, tzWatSuba1.1, whole genome shotgun sequence genome has a window encoding:
- the LOC137400513 gene encoding thioredoxin-like protein 1 — protein MVVVTLQQSSQFQQTLQQVGAKPVFVDFFATWCGPCKAVAPLYEQLSNTYSQALFLKVDVDELEDVAQTYGVTAMPTFLCFKNKQKVDELRGANPKALEDFVKKNVEGVAEAGEDEPGLPKGQINLGSLVDASKSECLNQSDDHVLANLLEKSGYLESDVDEQLLITIAFTQNVKLHSFKLQAEGPTAPKNIKLFANLPHTPDFDSAEAMVAVQEFSLTPDDMSADSIINLKFVKFQNVQSITVFVKDNQGGEETTKIDKLSFIGSAISTTNMNDFKRVAGKKGESH, from the exons ATGGTAGTCGTGACTCTTCAACAATCTTCTCAGTTTCAACAGACATTGCAACAGGTTGGGGCCAAGCCTGTCTTTGTGGATTTTTTTGCTACCTGGTGTGGGCCGTGTAAGGCTGTGGCGCCCTTATACGAACAGCTGAGCAACACATACAGCCAAGCACTTTTTTTGAAAGTCGACGTTGACGAACTAGAGGATGTAGCGCAGACGTATGGGGTTACGGCTATGCCAACGTTCCTCTGTTTCAAAAATAAACAGAAAGTGGACGAACTGCGTG GAGCGAATCCTAAAGCGCTTGAGGACTTTGTCAAGAAAAATGTGGAAGGTGTGGCTGAAGCGGGTGAAGATGAGCCTGGCCTTCCAAAAGGGCAAATAAATTTGGGCTCCCTTGTTGATGCGAGCAAGTCAGAATGTCTCAATCAGTCTGATGACCACGTGTTGGCCAACTTGTTAGAAAAAAGCGGTTATTTAGAGTCAGATGTTGATGAGCAGCTGCTAATCACAATTGCATTCACTCAAAATGTTAAACTTCACTCATTTAAACTTCAAGCGGAAGGACCAACAGCTCCGAAgaacataaaattatttgccAATTTACCACACACACCCGACTTTGATTCTGCGGAAGCTATGGTTGCTGTTCAAGAATTCTCGCTGACACCAGATGACATGAGTGCTGATAGCATCATCAATTTGAAGTTTGTCAAGTTTCAGAATGTACAGTCTATAACTGTTTTTGTGAAGGATAATCAAGGTGGGGAGGAGACCACTAAAATAGACAAGCTGTCTTTTATTGGCTCTGCAATTAGTACTACTAATATGAATGACTTCAAACGAGTAGCAGGGAAAAAGGGAGAGAGCCATTAA